The Candidatus Bathyarchaeota archaeon genome contains a region encoding:
- a CDS encoding Gfo/Idh/MocA family oxidoreductase, whose translation MKKVNLGIVGLGFQGKIHLRNCLRIGNAKVLGVADISDKALNYARKFGVKNVYRNYEDLLKDKDLDAVILSLPNFLHMESVVRAAEEGKDIFLEKPLARNLEEGEKIVSAVEKAGVRLMMGFDLRFHPVLRELRNKIDEGYFGEVQVAEATNVSGGPFSLRSDRLGPVPVSSWWFEEELVGGGALLDLGSHMIDLLTWYFGEVDHVECFLKYMFNLDVEDAATCLLKFRKGPLATVKVGWFSKDFIQSIQLCGTARNLYVPISGSKALGKIWKDLKRKVGLYNSDPYYLEIKYFVNCLQRDENPVPSEKEGLKSLRLILSAYESYRKNS comes from the coding sequence GTGAAAAAGGTTAATTTAGGAATTGTAGGGCTAGGTTTTCAAGGAAAAATTCATCTTCGCAATTGCCTTCGTATAGGAAATGCTAAAGTTTTAGGTGTTGCAGACATTTCTGATAAAGCCTTAAATTACGCTAGGAAATTTGGTGTAAAGAATGTTTACAGAAATTACGAGGATTTACTAAAAGATAAGGATTTGGACGCTGTTATTTTAAGTTTACCGAATTTTCTTCATATGGAAAGTGTGGTTAGGGCTGCTGAGGAGGGAAAGGACATCTTTCTTGAAAAGCCCCTTGCAAGGAATTTGGAAGAAGGGGAGAAAATTGTGTCTGCTGTTGAGAAAGCGGGCGTCAGGTTGATGATGGGTTTTGATTTGAGGTTTCACCCCGTTTTGAGGGAATTGCGTAATAAAATAGATGAGGGATACTTTGGTGAGGTTCAGGTTGCAGAAGCCACTAATGTCAGCGGTGGCCCCTTCTCTCTGCGAAGCGATAGATTGGGACCGGTTCCAGTGTCTTCTTGGTGGTTTGAAGAGGAGTTGGTAGGTGGCGGCGCCTTGTTGGATCTTGGCTCCCACATGATTGACTTATTAACATGGTATTTCGGTGAGGTTGATCATGTTGAATGTTTTTTGAAGTACATGTTTAACTTGGATGTTGAAGACGCTGCCACATGTCTTTTAAAGTTTAGGAAGGGCCCCTTAGCAACCGTTAAGGTGGGATGGTTTTCTAAGGACTTTATACAGTCAATTCAATTGTGCGGAACTGCGAGGAATTTATATGTGCCCATATCCGGCTCTAAAGCTTTAGGTAAGATTTGGAAGGACTTAAAAAGGAAGGTTGGTTTGTACAATTCTGATCCCTACTATTTAGAGATTAAATACTTTGTAAACTGCCTACAGAGAGATGAAAACCCTGTCCCTTCTGAAAAGGAAGGCTTAAAATCCTTACGGCTGATTTTAAGTGCCTATGAAAGCTATCGTAAAAACTCGTGA